The following coding sequences are from one Streptomyces sp. NBC_01294 window:
- a CDS encoding ArsR/SmtB family transcription factor — MVSEQHEHERVLDPEQDAAALKALTHPLRIRLLGMLRQDGPATASELAVATGESSAATSYHLRVLAKYAFVAEAEHRDGRERRWQAVHAVTSWSNKAMEASPDSRAYVSLSRRTQIEHLRSSLVRHEADTGAGRLGPEWTEPSGISDLMPRLTPESLTELWQAIDRKLEELTARDAGDPRAAQVVLLTAGLPLAPRDPGGEPETSSPAKPDAEPEVEPHTEEAS; from the coding sequence ATGGTCAGCGAACAGCACGAGCACGAGCGCGTACTCGACCCCGAGCAGGACGCGGCGGCCCTGAAGGCGCTCACCCATCCCTTGCGCATCCGGCTGCTCGGCATGCTGCGGCAGGACGGCCCCGCCACCGCGAGCGAACTCGCGGTCGCAACAGGGGAGTCGTCCGCCGCGACCAGTTATCACCTGCGGGTGCTGGCGAAGTACGCGTTCGTCGCCGAGGCCGAGCATCGTGACGGCCGGGAGCGGCGCTGGCAGGCGGTGCACGCCGTGACCTCCTGGAGCAACAAGGCCATGGAAGCCTCACCGGACAGCCGCGCCTACGTCAGCCTGTCGCGCAGGACCCAGATCGAGCACCTGCGGTCGTCTCTCGTCCGGCACGAGGCGGACACCGGCGCCGGTCGCCTCGGTCCGGAGTGGACGGAACCGTCAGGGATCAGCGACCTGATGCCCCGTCTGACCCCGGAGTCCCTCACCGAACTGTGGCAGGCGATCGACCGCAAGCTGGAGGAACTGACGGCCCGCGATGCGGGGGATCCGCGTGCCGCACAGGTGGTGCTCCTGACAGCCGGACTCCCCCTCGCACCGCGTGACCCCGGCGGGGAGCCGGAGACATCCTCCCCTGCGAAGCCGGATGCCGAGCCCGAGGTCGAGCCGCATACCGAGGAGGCATCGTGA
- a CDS encoding WD40 repeat domain-containing protein, with translation MSETSEGAPHDVSAMLSNPGLLVAAEPGRALELLDRARDPEARFVAAVYRSSVDVHRTLGAGLRRQVLALDAARLGDRELAAWFAAAELPGEAPAAWTADWASGPDHRLLRTLVGHDGPVTAVATAVVDGTPVAVSGSRDATVRIWDLATGVPFHHPVTGPTDLVSSMTAEVRSVATAVLDRKPVAFTLYADETVLVWDLATGRAAGECVRFVESTELDGRGVVLTRGGARTLRVWDLLTGRQVGSFPWATGLATLDGRRVVLTVDGIDADRTVRVWDLSTGSELGESLEVVRTAELDGHLVAFTAEVDPAPRAWDLTTGRPVDIAPGDDPARSEAEDLPAASTVTVVQGRVVAVGLDHEEPELIGDLAPARRNGVSVRGQETAVLAGRTVALTAGADGTLRFWDLTTEHHRTDGMRVIDSIAPEGRPPVPSADSAPSADSAPSVDAEEQGPLWRLLSGRENGGSSRGSTVQVGSRAVREEGAVVLTAEKDGTVVVRATNKLPVGRPLTGHTDRVWSMDITEAEAEGQTEGEPGATLAVTTALDQTVRVWDVAAGRQHGSPLTGHTGQVWDVSTTTAAGRPVAVTAGADHTLRVWDLAGARDTGLRGAEHTGSVLAIATAVLEGRSVAVTAGADRTLRTWDLTTGQQAAAPVTDLEGETAAMSTAVVDGRVVVVTAGPGATLRVVDLAGGRDAHEPVLTHHGRVLAIATATLDGHPVAVTAGSDRTAAIWNLATGRQIGEPLTGHTSRVTAVATAVLEGRPVAVTGSWDKTVRLWDLATGRQIGEPLTGHTDWVTSVAATVVDGRPAAISKSRDKTVRLWDLATMRQNGGAQLSGTDPNGTVAVTVRDGRPVVATGHGRTVEFWDPTTGREADEQYVLPLPVDLLSTAPCGRLVVAFGPEIAVLRPTSPS, from the coding sequence ATGTCTGAGACTTCCGAGGGTGCGCCCCACGACGTGAGTGCCATGCTGTCGAATCCGGGGCTGCTGGTCGCGGCCGAACCGGGCCGCGCACTCGAGCTGTTGGACCGGGCGCGCGATCCGGAGGCCCGGTTCGTCGCGGCGGTGTACCGGTCCTCGGTCGACGTGCACCGGACCCTCGGGGCGGGCCTGCGCCGCCAGGTGTTGGCCCTGGACGCCGCCCGGCTCGGTGACCGGGAGCTGGCCGCATGGTTCGCGGCGGCTGAACTGCCCGGCGAAGCCCCTGCCGCGTGGACCGCGGACTGGGCGAGCGGGCCGGACCACCGACTGCTGCGCACCCTCGTCGGCCACGACGGCCCGGTGACGGCGGTGGCGACGGCGGTCGTCGACGGCACGCCGGTCGCGGTCTCCGGCAGCCGCGACGCCACGGTGCGCATATGGGACTTGGCAACGGGCGTCCCCTTCCACCATCCCGTCACCGGCCCCACCGACCTGGTGTCGTCGATGACGGCCGAGGTCCGGTCCGTGGCCACGGCGGTGCTCGACCGGAAGCCGGTGGCGTTCACGCTGTACGCCGACGAGACGGTCCTCGTCTGGGACCTGGCCACGGGCCGCGCGGCCGGGGAATGCGTCAGGTTCGTGGAGAGCACGGAGCTGGACGGGCGTGGTGTCGTCCTCACGCGGGGCGGGGCGCGGACCCTGCGTGTGTGGGACCTGCTCACCGGCCGCCAGGTCGGCTCGTTCCCCTGGGCGACGGGCCTTGCGACGCTGGACGGTCGCCGCGTCGTCCTCACCGTCGACGGCATCGACGCCGACCGCACCGTACGCGTATGGGACCTGAGTACGGGCAGCGAACTGGGAGAGTCCCTTGAGGTGGTGAGGACCGCCGAACTCGACGGGCACCTGGTCGCCTTCACCGCCGAGGTCGACCCGGCGCCCCGCGCGTGGGATCTGACCACCGGCCGCCCGGTGGACATCGCTCCGGGCGACGACCCGGCTCGCTCCGAGGCGGAGGACCTGCCCGCTGCGTCGACCGTGACCGTGGTGCAGGGGCGAGTCGTCGCCGTTGGCCTCGACCACGAAGAGCCCGAGCTCATCGGGGACCTCGCCCCCGCTCGCCGGAACGGCGTATCGGTACGGGGTCAGGAGACCGCAGTGCTCGCCGGGCGCACCGTCGCCCTCACCGCCGGAGCGGACGGGACGCTGCGCTTCTGGGACCTGACGACCGAACACCATCGCACGGACGGCATGCGCGTGATCGACAGCATCGCCCCGGAGGGCCGGCCGCCTGTTCCCTCCGCCGACTCGGCCCCCTCCGCCGACTCGGCCCCCTCGGTCGACGCGGAGGAGCAGGGCCCGCTGTGGCGCCTGCTCTCCGGCCGTGAGAACGGCGGGTCCAGCAGGGGCAGTACGGTCCAGGTGGGGAGTCGTGCGGTGCGGGAAGAGGGCGCGGTCGTCCTCACCGCGGAGAAGGACGGCACGGTGGTGGTCCGCGCGACGAACAAGCTTCCCGTGGGCCGGCCCCTCACCGGCCACACCGACCGGGTGTGGAGCATGGACATTACGGAGGCGGAGGCGGAGGGGCAGACGGAGGGGGAGCCGGGGGCCACCCTCGCCGTCACCACCGCTCTCGACCAGACCGTACGGGTGTGGGACGTGGCAGCCGGGCGTCAGCACGGCTCACCGCTGACCGGCCACACCGGCCAGGTCTGGGACGTGTCCACCACGACGGCGGCCGGACGTCCGGTGGCCGTCACCGCGGGCGCCGACCACACCCTTCGCGTCTGGGACCTCGCCGGGGCCCGCGATACCGGCCTGCGTGGAGCGGAGCACACCGGGTCCGTACTGGCGATCGCCACGGCAGTGCTCGAAGGCCGTTCCGTAGCCGTCACGGCCGGCGCGGACCGCACCCTGCGCACCTGGGACCTGACCACCGGGCAGCAGGCTGCCGCCCCCGTCACCGACCTCGAGGGTGAGACAGCCGCCATGTCCACGGCGGTCGTGGACGGGCGCGTCGTCGTCGTGACCGCTGGTCCGGGCGCCACGTTGCGCGTCGTGGATCTGGCCGGCGGGCGAGACGCCCACGAACCCGTACTCACCCACCACGGCCGGGTGTTGGCCATCGCCACCGCGACCTTGGACGGTCACCCCGTCGCGGTCACGGCCGGCAGCGACCGAACCGCGGCCATCTGGAACCTCGCCACCGGCCGGCAGATCGGCGAGCCTCTCACCGGGCACACCAGCAGGGTCACCGCCGTCGCCACGGCTGTCCTGGAGGGCCGGCCCGTCGCCGTCACGGGAAGCTGGGACAAGACCGTACGGCTGTGGGACCTCGCCACCGGCCGGCAGATCGGCGAACCCCTGACCGGCCACACCGACTGGGTGACGTCGGTGGCCGCCACGGTGGTGGACGGGCGGCCCGCCGCGATCAGCAAGAGCCGCGACAAGACCGTCCGCCTGTGGGACCTCGCCACCATGCGGCAGAACGGTGGCGCACAGCTCTCCGGGACGGATCCCAACGGGACGGTGGCCGTCACCGTCAGGGACGGACGGCCGGTGGTGGCCACCGGGCACGGGCGGACGGTGGAGTTCTGGGATCCGACGACAGGGCGCGAAGCCGACGAGCAGTACGTGCTCCCGCTGCCGGTGGACCTCCTGAGCACCGCGCCGTGCGGGCGGCTCGTGGTCGCCTTCGGCCCGGAGATCGCGGTACTCCGCCCGACCTCCCCGAGCTGA
- a CDS encoding sugar ABC transporter substrate-binding protein: MNAQLGRAAVAVAASALAAVSLTACGSGDDADGRPGGSAKGDDIKVGLLLPEDQTSRYEKFDKPLIEKEVAMLTRGKGKVLYANAKQDATAQSAQVDAMIAKKVDVLIIDAVDSKAIAGAVKKAKDAGIPVVAYDRLAEGPIDAYTSFDNEDVGTVQGKALLEALGDKAKDGQIVMMNGSVIDPNAKDFKAGAHAILDGKVNVGKEYDTVDWKPENANANMAAAISALGKGKIVGVYSANDGMAGGIISALKTAGVSPLPPVTGQDAELAGVQRIVAGEQFMTVYKRYAPEAAAASEMAVALARGERIDGIINQLVDSPTTKRVPSMLVPGVALTKSNVKTTVVDDGVYTIAEICTDRLKSACEEIGLK; the protein is encoded by the coding sequence GTGAACGCACAACTGGGTCGGGCCGCCGTAGCAGTCGCCGCTTCCGCACTCGCCGCCGTCTCGCTCACCGCTTGCGGTAGCGGGGACGACGCCGACGGAAGACCCGGGGGCTCCGCGAAGGGCGACGACATCAAGGTCGGCCTTCTGCTTCCCGAGGACCAGACCTCGCGCTACGAGAAGTTCGACAAGCCTCTGATCGAGAAGGAGGTCGCCATGCTCACGCGCGGCAAGGGCAAGGTCCTTTACGCCAACGCCAAGCAGGACGCGACCGCCCAGAGCGCCCAGGTCGACGCGATGATCGCCAAGAAGGTGGACGTCCTCATCATCGACGCGGTGGACTCCAAGGCCATCGCCGGCGCGGTCAAGAAGGCCAAGGACGCCGGAATTCCGGTCGTCGCCTACGACCGCCTGGCCGAGGGCCCGATCGACGCGTACACCTCGTTCGACAACGAGGACGTCGGCACCGTCCAGGGCAAGGCCCTGCTCGAGGCGCTGGGCGACAAGGCCAAGGACGGCCAGATCGTCATGATGAACGGTTCGGTCATCGACCCGAACGCCAAGGACTTCAAGGCCGGCGCGCATGCCATCCTCGACGGCAAGGTGAACGTCGGCAAGGAGTACGACACGGTCGACTGGAAGCCGGAGAACGCCAACGCCAACATGGCGGCCGCCATCTCTGCCCTCGGCAAGGGCAAGATCGTCGGCGTCTACTCGGCCAACGACGGCATGGCGGGCGGCATCATCAGCGCCCTCAAGACCGCCGGCGTGTCCCCGCTGCCGCCGGTCACCGGCCAGGACGCCGAACTCGCCGGTGTGCAGCGGATCGTGGCGGGCGAGCAGTTCATGACCGTCTACAAGCGGTACGCCCCCGAGGCCGCGGCCGCCTCGGAGATGGCCGTCGCCCTGGCCAGGGGCGAGAGGATCGACGGCATCATCAACCAGCTCGTCGACAGCCCGACCACCAAGCGCGTGCCGTCGATGCTCGTCCCGGGCGTCGCCCTGACCAAGAGCAACGTCAAGACCACCGTGGTCGACGACGGCGTCTACACGATCGCCGAGATCTGCACCGACCGGCTCAAGTCCGCTTGCGAGGAGATCGGCCTGAAGTAA